The genomic interval CAGAGGgcaagaaggaggagaagaagccAGAGGAGAAGTCCGCACCTAAAGCCGAACCCGAGAAaacagagagcaagaaagaCGAGAAGAAGCCAGAGCCAAAGAAGGAGGCCAGTAAAGAAGAGAGCaaggaggtgaaggaggcaGGGAAAGTGGAGAAATCGTCCGGCCCAGAGTCAAAGGAGAGCAAGCAGGAGGAGAAGGCCAAGAAGTAAGGCTGTGATTCAAGGCAGGAGGAGAGGGCAGAGACGCCAAAGAACTATGAGACAGGGTAAAGAGCAGCAGGAGAGGGGCTGGATGCACACAGCACACAGCTTTAATGTCCAAAAGCAAAGCAGGTGATGGTATGTAAGCAATAGTGATTTCTGTAGCAAATAACCCCCCCTGCTCCCTAAGTATGGCCATTACACCCCCCAGATGCTTCTGATGTATGACTGTAGTGAATGCAGAATGCTTTAAACTCTATCTGAATGTGACAACTGCCCTTAATAAATAACAAGTGCATTTAAACTGAATCCCGCTGACGGGGACCGCAGGGGCCTGCTGTACCTACACAAGCCTTCAAGGGTATAGATGTCAAAACAATGTCAAGCTAAAGATTGTGACAGATTCTGAATATAAAAATACGTATATTTAAGGAGATACAAATGTCtatattatatttacaaataGAAAGTACTTGAATTTTTGCTTGTTGTGGACCTTAACGTAGCTTCTCCTGACAGGTGAGCTGCAGCGTCTCACTCTTCTGGTCTGCAAAGATGACTATGTGTTATGTATAAACTACTGAGAATAtgcaatatgaaaaataaagaatggaaaatcaaacacaaaaagtctTCTGAGAGATTTCTTAATGtgtttacactgcaaaaaaaaaaaaaaaaatcattaagacaCTGACCTCATGGAGATTTATGAAGGAGAAGTGTTAAGAGTGGTCATACACAGTGTGAGGCCTGCAAGGTAAAAGCTGCGATTAACTGCACTGCATTGCGGCTAAGGAGAGGGGGAGCTGTACCCACCCAAAGCAGCCACTGCACCCTTCCTCACGTCCCACAGAACACGCTCATGTTTTAATCAGGAGCAGCGCTGCTCACTTGCACTCAACACTCGCACGCAACACTGGCACGCAATGCTTGCACGCAACACTGGCACGCAACACTcagtttttaccttttattcCCCATCTCTGCCTAACTGCAGGGAGGAAAGTTCACACACTGAAGCAGTGATTTTATAATCCATTACAACTGATTAATAATTACCGTAAGCAGTAATGTTATAGGTTGAGCATGATGAGGTTAAAGGTGGACACAGCCAGGACCTTCAATTTTGAAATCTTACAAAATTAATGAGAAAATACACATCAGTGGCTAGTATTCAGAGTTTCTACAATCTTCCACAGACAAAGTGCAGCTACATATTCAATAGGTTTCACTGATGAGTGCTGCAGCTGGCTACAAAAGTCAGTCATAATGTTTTGTGGATGCACCTCTGACATCAGACACACTGTCATTGTAAGAGCTTCTCTCCTTTACATCCAATAGATGGTTTTGAATTAATGGGACCAGCGACATGTGGAAGGTACatatgtctttttcttgtcactgtgtttgaatatcagtttttttttaagaatactTTACTTGTTTTCCTGAAATAGTTACCACATCTGTCATCACATCAGCTCAGACAGCTCTCAGTAGGCTCTTTGGGAATTGAACAGTTGTGGAGTCCAGATAGGTTATCTGGTTTCATTTACTTTCTGctctctgattatttttttatatattgtttttcctTGAGTTATTTTGCCCTTAATAAACAGATAAGATTAATCCAATTATTTCCTTTTACACAAGTTAATTTGACACcgaattttttaatttttaaaaagctagtcTTCTACTTTTCGTGTCTTGAACAGTGGTGAAGAAACTAAGTATATTttctcaagtactgtacttaagtacaattttgaggtaggCCCAATTGTActttattatttccattttatgcaacGTCATACTTTGACTTTACATTTTGGGGGTAAATAGTACATTTTACTGCAGTGCATTTATTAAGACAGGTTTAGTTACCagttattttgcagatttatcTTGGTGATACCAAatataaatcaattaataaatcatGATATATTATTATAGTTTAAGGTACCTAGCGTatattaagtaattaaaatgagctccatcttcatcagctgcaacataaaattaatatattactgcatcaataattaaaaatcagtAATATTATACATAATATTGTGAAATTGTCCATTCTACATAAAGTACTTTTACGTTTGTTACTTTAAATAAAGCTGATAGACTCTTTTGTAGTTTTAACAGTTAAGAATGCAAGACTTTTACttataacagagtatttctaaacggtggtattgctacttttacttgagtaaaacctctgagtacttcttccactgcTCTTAGAAGGACTTACCCTGTTTGCAGTCCTCTTTTCGCTATAAAAAAACCCCTCACTCACATCTTAAACAATAATCACCACCAGTGTTCATATCTTCTCCTTCTGATTACACACAACCATAAATCTAAGAGGTATTAATGTCTGGATTCTGTTAAATCCTGCAGGATTTGCACTCCAATGTGCCAGAAAATAATAGTCATCTTTTTGCCAAACACTTCTGCAGACAGCTGCTGCCTAATCACAAAAATGAGAGCAAGCCTTGAAGGAGCTGGCATTATGAataacaaactgtttttctccCATTAAAGCATCCAGGATGCTAAATGAAAGGTCAAAGGCCAACTGTCGGCTGTAAAATACACCAAATATCATATTCAGTCATACTCTGGGGAAATGACTCAGCTCGCTGTAGCACTGAACCACAGTGGCATAGTAATCAGCTAGCGCAGACGACGCCTATAAAtagagcagcacagagagaggtCTGGGTGGAGAGGGAGGCGGAGGGATGAGAAAGAGAAATTCAGAGAGCTGAACAAAGCATGGATGTAACAAAGCCTTAAATAGACCAGATACATGCTCattcaagaaaataacatggtgttttttattttcaggtaaaaagattttaaaaattgatgcTTTGTGTGTCAAAGGGCCACAAAGGTAAGCTTAGGGGAGTTAGAGTTGTACAGCAGGAAGAATCATGGACAAATCTAGCGGTGACTGAAGAAACCCTGAGGGTGGTTGTACTTAAATGGCTTCAGACGATTTGGACccctgagaaagagagagagaaatgtcagAGACACGGTAAATCCATTCAGATATTGAAGTGTTTTCGACCACATGTTGTTTTACTAATAACTTCTCGTGACGGTGTACCGGACAGTGCGCAGGCACATCTTTTCTCTGGGAAATTCTCGTGGTCCCTCCACGCTGTCATCTTGTCCTTCAGTCTCCAAATACACATCCAGGCAGACACACAGGCGTGAAAGCTGATTGGTGAGGAGCTGGTGTCCTGGGCGTGGCCCCTGTAGTTCATTTTTGAACACATTGACCTCGCTCTCCATGGCCTGAAACAGGAAAAGATGAGTCAATTAGGCTATATACAAAATGACATAATGCAAGTGCTCAATTCCCACATGATTTGCTGCGGAGGTGAGATTACAATTTGTTAAATACTGAAGGTGAGTCAGGAGACGGAAGAATGCAAAAGCTATAGCTCTAATAGCAGCTACGGCTGGTAGTTGTGTAGAAAGAGAGGTGTGGGTGCGGCTGTGAGAGGAGTCAGGAGCTGTGGGATCACAATATGGAgggtttaacaaaaaaacagttcttCCAAAACTTTAGGATGTCCACGTCTACATTCCAAAATTTCTGTCGGCACCTCAAAACAAGGCTTATACGGCCCACTCATGTGGGCAATCCTCAACAGAAAGTGTCTCGCAGTCGAGCTGTATTAGCTGGTGACTGAACTGACAGCTTCTACAGCAGCAGGGTGGTTGAGGCAGCCTTCTACAGTTTCAACAGACTGCCCTGACAGTGTTTGCTAAATGATGTGCACCTGCGCAGGagtatgtagaaaaaaacatggatgtaagGGAAAAACATAAATTCCTATATGATCCGTTTTGCCTGCAGTTGCATGGCCACCGGACTACAGCGTGAAAGTGTcccaaaacagatgaaaaaaaaaataaaaaatcagattCCTGTGTCCAAACtactctgaaaaaaatcagatctcTGATACGagaggggcaaaaaaaaaaaaagggctacATTTGTTTGTAATGTGAACAGAGCCTTAGGAAAAATATCTCCACATAAAATAAGCTTATAGAACAAAAGTGATCAATATTGACAAATGCTCATACTCGTAGGTTGTCATCAGTGCGTCCACTGCGCTCTCCCTTCCAgctgagggagagggagaagagaggagagatttCTGGGTAACGGGGACTCAGCACCACAGCGGCCTGGAGACGAGCTGAGGACAAGATCAAGGCAGGCGGGTTAGGGAAAGAAAATCTAATCATGAGTGTTGGCCAGTTTTATTATCAGTGTTAGCATTTTACCTGTGCCCCTTTCCACCACGGCCATGAAGTACAGATCCGTCTCCTTTGCCAGCCCAGCATCAGTCACATGGCGAGTGTATGGCAGTTCCTACCAAGAAAGAGTAATGTTACAGTGAGACATGCTACATCTCTTAAAACAGGTCATTTCAAACATctttatgtatgtgtttgtgtgtgtataccaGGTACTCCTGCTGAGTGATCGTGGTCCAGCGAGCTAAACGGGAGATGATCTTGGCAGGAAAGAGGTGCTGACACTCACTGGAGACGGGGATCATGCTGTGCTCTGAGGACAGGAGCACAAACAGTCTCAGTTGCAATGTCCTATTCTATCTTTGGAGTATTTAATGTGTGGTTGTTAACATAAAAAGTACCTAAAGAGGCAAACTGTTTGTGCAAAGCCAGGCGGGACTGAAGTCGTCCTCTCAGCAGCTTCATGGTGCTCTCCATGTGGCTGGCACTCAGAGAGCTGCCCACATGCACACCCTGGAAAAATGTGAGCATATACCGACATGATGAGGCTTTGGGACACAGAAACTGTCCTAAACTGGGATGATTTTTGATTTCAACACACACCCCTGAAGCATCTTTCGGAAAATGCAGTCCTCCTAGACTCTGAACCCACATGTAGGAGTGGCCCAACTCGTCAACATAATCAGCAAAGGAAACAATCCTAAAAGGGAATCGGGGGTTAATTCTGCTGGTAATTCATTAAATTCTGCTGGTGTGATTTACCACacatcttttcatttcattaaattaCTTGACATCCTCACCCGACTTTATCAAACTGGTAGCGATTAGCTGGATTGGGTGTTTCTCGTCCCTGGTCGCTGGTGTAGAGACAGCTGAGCAGAGTGTCTGACTTCAGCAGGTCCCTGCAATACATGACATCATTAGACTTTCCTTTTAGGGACACAGACAAGAAGACAGATACCTTAGGCCCCGAACAGACAGAGCGTGCTTTTGCAGCCTGGGATGgctttttgtaattgtttttaaaaagagtaaaGTGTTCTGCTCACTGCTCTTGCACTGCTGAACACCGATTTTCCGCTCTGTGCGTCTTGAATTTTTAAGGAGCGCCCTGATTTAGATGAATGGAGACACGGGCCTTCTGTGTTGGCACAACAATGACAGCTCACTTTTATCTATGCACTACTAAACATGCTGCAAGACATATCTGAACAAACGGTAGCTGTGATGATGTGACGATTCACAGCAAATTGTCAACCTGTCCCTGCCTCATCCTACAATAAGTCttgcacaaacaaacatccGGGCGAAGCTCCTGGACCAGCTGGTCGGACCCCCTGTGATTTTCCTCTCTCTGAAGGTCTTGTATAACACATGGACCTCCATCTCCCTGTGACCAGTTCCCTCTGCTTATCCATTTTTTACGCAGATTTCAAAGCACAGATCTGTGAGGTCACTTCACAGCTAAATAGTGCTTATGCTAAGGACAGGTTATTCTGTGGTTGCCAAGCAACAAAGCAGGAAATACCAGATGTGCTGGAGATCAGACTGGACACGTAACCACTTAAAAGACAGGTGAGTAGCATATTTGCTACCTTGCTACATTTGTAACataactttttaaacagaaaaccatttttatattgtaatatttactggaaatgacaaACAATTTAGCCAACAACAAGAAGCCTTGGCTGTGATTTGCAATGGTCATTTACAAGAAGCTATCAGCTCCTTGATGATCTCCTTCAAGCTAGCTGCCACCTTATGTAGGCTTCTGTAGTGAAATAAGGACTTAATGCGTACATAATTCCTCTTTTCAGCTCCATAAATCAGCCATTATTTGTCCATTGCGGCACTTTCAAAGCAAGCGAcagacataaattaaaaaaaaagagcggCCTACCAAAGTGATCGGGGCCTAAGTccactcacacaaacatacaaacccTGCACTGATGGCTGTGTTGAGGTCTGTGGATGTGGAGACCTTGGTCTTCACTGTCATGATGTTCAGATTCATCAGGTAGTAGAAGCTGAGATGGAGGATGCTGCCATCTGTGGAGACATGACAGATAACACATGGTGCTGAACTAATCCATTACCAACTCAATACTCCCTGTACCCGTCTCTTTTCATTAATCCTCCCAGTGAACGTCCCCCAGGGTTTACTTTACACTGCAGCGCATTAGAGAGCAATAACAGGGTGTGGTCACGACGGCAGCCAGCAGCACCCAGGGGATACGTACTATGCTGATGGTCATCTTTCACAGTCCACTCTCCGCAGTCACCGTGAACTCAGTGACACTCTGTCGCTCACTGACACCTACGCTGCTCATTTGATGCTTTTGCTGCAGCACACTgactgctgcagctggcagcagtgGAGataaatggagagagagacggCACTCGAAAAACAAGCAGAGGTTAGAAAAAGACCGGTGATGAGAAAATATGCTTACAGCCTGTTGTAGGTACTGCAGACCCACGATGCTGCAAGCATCTCTCTCACCTCAcctcacccccacccccttcCTGCTTTAGGTAGAGTTACGCCTGCAATGCAGATCTCCCTATAATCTGTCACTATTCCTTTTTTTGCCAGCAGAGGGAACACGAGGGTCAAGTGGTGTCATGACATCATAGCAGACTGGGTCACGACTACTACCTGGTAGGTATAGAGTTACTACAACACACAGTATAGCTATGGATACATTACAGATTACTAGTAAATGACTGGGCTAGAAAACGTGCTGCGTAAAGACGGGGAATGCACAGACCTGTTTGGTGCAGAAACTAAAATGTGAAATCATCCAGAGTCAGGGTTCCAAACTCattttccaagacttttccagTGCATTTTCTGTGATGATCTAGCTGCCATACACTCATATGATCCTCTCTGTGAAAGCCTGATTTAAGACATGCAGTCTATGGCTATAACTCATCTATGAAATCATCTCTTACGTGCTTAGATATGATGATAAATTGATCCTAGATCCCAGCTTCCCATTCATTATTATCCAACCCACTTAACACGCATTTGATACCATTTGCTGCTAGACAGAGTTTAATCACAAACCTTACACCCTTTCAGGCAAAACAATCCTGCCAGCACGCCAGCTTTAGCAACGGAACCAAACATGGTAaccaatttaacatttttaacctttaaaacaaattggCGGAAAAAGAAGCTAAATTAATCTATAAAGCTCATAAAAACTACCACAGTCACCCGCCAGCAGTGACTAATATCTACATTTAAAGGATAACGTAAATTGCATTATTAGGAGCTTGGGACACTTAAGACGCAATGTCATCCGACATGCATGTCTTACCAGGTCATATGACACAGGTATGTGCTCACAGGATTTCTACAAAATAATTGAGAGCAGCCTATTCAAAATTCTCCAgtccataaattaaaaaataaatattaatttgatCCTGAACATAATGTAGTTACTTCAGATGGCAGTTTTATGCCAGGTTAATACTGGACACGGAAGCAGCGTATGAGGAACGCcaaatctgtctgttttttctgttttttttcagcgcCCGTGTTAACAAATAAGAGCAGCCGCACTGCCTGAATGAGCAGCGCTGGTCAGGTGCGTCTCAGCTGCCTGTCAGCTGTGGCACTTATCCAATTTGGGGAGCTCTGACAGATACTTCCCAGAACATTAtactttttctctcattttctatAAAATTAGCCAAatgttttccaggttttccaggaTGTGAGGGAACCCTGAGAAAGTAGAATGAGTTACCTTTACACTTGAGGTCTaagcagagggacagagggTGCCTTTTCAGCATCTCCCGTCTCTTCTCATCCAGCTGGCCGCCTGTAGTTGGCCTTCGCCTCTTCTGTCATGAAACAGCAATGgaaatgagatgaaaagaaagaaagcaaggctatgtgcatgtttaaaattgtggcacatcaaaaaaaaagaaaagaaaaataattagcaTTTAATTCCAGCTGCTTCTGGGATAATTATGATCATGACATAGCATCTGCAGCATTTTAGCCCTACACTGTTACATAAAAGGAGGAGATGGCAGTTCACAGGAAGGTCTGGAAGTTGTAAATGAT from Plectropomus leopardus isolate mb chromosome 6, YSFRI_Pleo_2.0, whole genome shotgun sequence carries:
- the thoc5 gene encoding THO complex subunit 5 homolog, with translation MSSDALKKRKSKVLRSEGGTPETKRGRGEGEPQDVRVYSEEVELDGRDPEQDFLQYKESCESLATLMSEIQELKASGAKEGCAEIEQRRMQSCIHFMNLKKLNRLAHMRLKKGRDQTHEAKQRVDVLHLQLQNLLYEVMHLQKEISKCLEFKSKHEEIDLVSEEEFYQEAPQEISRPRLTKNDPHQLTLARLDWELEQRKRLAEKYKESQATKEKIQKSIEVKKEHLTSLQPGLNAIMQASLPVQEYLSMPFEQTQIQTEIARHLPPPLYVLFVQANAYGQACDKNLNVSISGDVDEAKALSKPPEDSQDDESDSDAEEEQEKTKRRRPTTGGQLDEKRREMLKRHPLSLCLDLKCKDGSILHLSFYYLMNLNIMTVKTKVSTSTDLNTAISAGDLLKSDTLLSCLYTSDQGRETPNPANRYQFDKVGIVSFADYVDELGHSYMWVQSLGGLHFPKDASGGVHVGSSLSASHMESTMKLLRGRLQSRLALHKQFASLEHSMIPVSSECQHLFPAKIISRLARWTTITQQEYLELPYTRHVTDAGLAKETDLYFMAVVERGTARLQAAVVLSPRYPEISPLFSLSLSWKGERSGRTDDNLRAMESEVNVFKNELQGPRPGHQLLTNQLSRLCVCLDVYLETEGQDDSVEGPREFPREKMCLRTVRGPNRLKPFKYNHPQGFFSHR